The following are encoded in a window of Trichomycterus rosablanca isolate fTriRos1 chromosome 13, fTriRos1.hap1, whole genome shotgun sequence genomic DNA:
- the bdkrb2 gene encoding B2 bradykinin receptor, which translates to MQSATAHIICHESEAWDWLYTMQPVFMYVICVLGILGNVFVLMVFCLHKNACTVAEIYLGNLAAADLLMMSCLPFWAINVANSFEWQFGSLMCRLVNTGIKMNMFCSVYFLVLVSADRYVALAHAMTYGRMRRPWYAKLSCLAVWCLGVLLSIPALKFREVKLIPEYSVTACILNYPTREIELACDILLILLGFIIPVSVISFCTCKIIKALHWRVMDRFNVVKKERKATVLVLAVLIAFLLCWVPFHLVTLLDILLRSKVLSGCALEHGLDICNQIFTYLALSNSVLNPILYVIVGKNFRTKVKELHSSTRKSFTS; encoded by the exons atgcagtcggctactgcacacat CATCTGCCATGAATCAGAGGCATGGGACTGGTTGTATACCATGCAGCCAGTCTTCATGTATGTCATCTGTGTTCTGGGAATCCTGGGAAATGTGTTTGTCCTTATGGTTTTTTGCTTGCACAAGAATGCCTGCACTGTGGCTGAGATATACCTCGGTAATTTAGCTGCGGCTGACCTCCTCATGATGTCCTGCCTGCCTTTCTGGGCAATCAATGTGGCCAACAGTTTTGAATGGCAGTTCGGCTCTCTGATGTGCCGCCTGGTCAACACAGGCATCAAAATGAACATGTTCTGCAGCGTCTACTTCCTAGTGCTAGTGAGTGCAGATCGCTACGTGGCTCTTGCGCATGCTATGACTTATGGCAGGATGCGGCGGCCCTGGTATGCCAAGCTCAGCTGCTTGGCTGTCTGGTGTCTGGGAGTCCTCCTGAGCATCCCAGCATTGAAATTCAGGGAAGTGAAGTTAATCCCAGAGTACTCGGTCACTGCATGCATACTGAACTACCCTACCCGCGAGATCGAACTGGCCTGTGACATTCTGCTCATTTTGCTGGGCTTCATCATTCCTGTGTCTGTCATATCCTTCTGCACTTGCAAGATAATAAAAGCCCTGCACTGGCGAGTGATGGATAGGTTTAACGTggtaaagaaagagagaaaagccACAGTACTGGTGCTAGCTGTTCTGATagcttttttactttgttggGTTCCTTTTCATCTGGTAACTCTTTTAGATATTCTTTTGAGATCCAAAGTACTTAGTGGATGTGCACTTGAACATGGACTGGATATCTGTAATCAGATATTTACATACCTGGCTTTAAGTAATAGTGTTCTTAATCCCATCCTCTATGTGATCGTTGGCAAAAACTTTAGAACAAAAGTGAAAGAGCTTCACTCATCAACTCGGAAATCATTTACATCATAA